From the genome of Pseudomonas putida:
CGCCGAACCCGGCCTGTACCGGCTGACCCTGGCTGCACAGTTGCTGGGCTACGCCTTCGCCATTGCCGGCCTGCTCGATGTGCGCCACCGCCTGCCCAAGCCGTTTCGCCTGGCCGCTTTCGTTCTGGTGACCCTGGCCGGCATGTGCGTCGGGCTGTGGCAGTTCCTGCGTGGACACGGCTACAGCCAATGGAACCCGGACCAGAACCGATGAGCGACCGCCCATGCCGATAAAGACCCGAATCAAGCAGGCCAGCGGTTGGCTGTATTTCCAATCGCCCAAGGGCCGTGCCGAACTGCGTGGCGCCGGGGTGATCCTCATGCTGCACCGGGTGCTGGCCGACGACGCCAGCGCCGCGCTGCCCCATCGCAACGAGCTGTGCGTCGGGCCCAGGGCATTCGAAGGCCTGCTGCGCTGGCTGCCCAGGCACTTCGACTGCGTAAGCCTCATGGACCTGCTCGACGACCACGCCGCGCCTCGTCGCGAAGGACGCCCCAAGGTCGCCCTGACGTTCGACGACGGCTGGCGCGACAACGCGCTCAACGCCTTCCCGCTGCTGCGCAAGCACCAGGTGCCGGCGAGCATCTTCCTGTCCACCGACTTCATTGGCAGCCGCCAGCGCTTCTGGTGGGAAAGCGTCGGCGAGACCTTGTGGGGCAGCCACGGCGAGGCGCCGCGCAAGCATCTGATCGAGCAACTGCGCAAGCTCGGCAGGCCGCTGCCAGCCGCCTACTTCATGACCGACCGCCCGCAGGCCCGCAGCCAGGCCCTGGCGCACTACCTGCAGAGCCTCAAGAGCCTTAGCCAACCGGCCTTGCACCTGCTCACCGACGCCTGTCCAGCCGAATCCATGCCCCAGGCCATGGACTGGCAGCACGTGCACGAACTGGAAAGCTCCGGCCTGATCCGTTTCGGCCCGCACGGCGCCAGCCATGCCCTGCTACCGCAGCTGGACGACCACCGCCTGGATGAGGAGCTGCAGCGCAGCCAGGCAGCATTGCAGGCCGGCTGCCGTCATCCGCTGCCGGTGTACTGCTACCCCAACGGCGACCACGACGAGCGGGTTCGCAGCCGCGTCGCCGCGCACCGTTACCCGTTCGCCCTGAGCACTCGCCCCGGCATCTGCAGAGGCCACGACGATCCGCTCGCGCTACCGCGCATCGGCGTCAGCCAGCGCAACGCCAGCCGCCCGATGCTGCTGGCCTGGCGCATGAGCCGTGGAGGCCGTGCATGAGCCGCGACAATTACCTGCGCCACCTGCTGCTGAGCATGGGCACCAAGCTTGCGATGATCGCCCTGCGCCTGCTGCGCAACGTGCTCCTGGCACGCATCCTCGGGCCCAGTGAACGCGGGCTGTTCGCGCTGCTCAGTACCCTCCCCGACCTGATCAGCGCCGCTACCAGCGGCGGCCTGAACAGCGCCGTGGGCTACCAGGCGGCCAAGCAGCGCGACATGGGGCTGCTGCTGACCCAGGTGCTGGTGTATGGCTGCCTGCTGGCCGCCGTGCTGACACTGGCCTGCGTGTGGCTGGTACGTGAGTTTGGTGCAGACCTGGAGGTCACCGTGCAGCTTGGCCTGCTGGCCTGGCTGCTGCTGCTCGCGGTACCGATGACCGTGCTCAAGAGTGGCCTGCTGACCCTGCACAATGCCAGTGGTGGCGTCGGCGCCTTCAACGCCCTGCGCTTGAGCGAATCGCTGGCTCCACTGCTGCTGTTCCTCGGATTGTTCTGGATGTGGCGCGACCAGGCCCTGGAAGCGGCGTTGATCAGTTGGCTGGTGGGCATAGGCCTGGTTCTGGTGCTGGGCCTGTGGTGGCTGCGCCGGCAACACCGGCTCGGTTTGAAGTGGGACCGCAGCGGCCAGCGCGAGCTGCTCAGCTACAGCGCCAAGAGCCACCCGGACCTGTTGTTCCAGCAGTTGATCCTGCGCTCGGACTACCTGTTCATCGGCGCCATGCTCGGCAGCTCGGCTCTGGGCCATTACGCCATGGCCAGCGCTGCCGCCGAATTGCTGCTCATCGTGCCCGAGGCCGTCACCACGCCGCTGATGAAACGCCTGCTGCAGCAGGACGAGGGCATGGACAAACTCACCCCGCTGGCCCTGCGCTTGACTGCCACGGTGATGCTCGGCGCCTGCCTGGGCATGGCGCTGATCGGCGAGTGGCTGATCGTCACGCTGTTCGGCGCAGCCTACCAACCGGCCTACCCGGCCCTGCTGGCGCTGCTGCCCGGGCTGCTCGGGCTGTGCTACGCGAGCATCCTGCGCCTCGACCTGCTGGGCAAGAACCGTCCCGGCACAGTGTCGCTGCTGATGGGCGCGGGCGCTGCGCTGAACCTGCTGCTCAACGTGTTGATGATCCCCGCCTGGGGCATCGTCGGCGCGGCGCTGGCCTCATCGATCGCCTATCTGGTCGTGACCGTGGCGATGCTGGTGCTGTATTGCCGGCTCAGCGGCGTTTCGCTGGGCCAGACCCTGATCATGCTGCCCAGCGATTTCACGCCATTGCGCCAGATGCTGCAACGGAGGCCGGCATGAGCCTTTCAACCACGGCCCCGGCGCACGCGCGCAAGGCCTACCGCTTACTCAACCCCCGCCAGGGCGCACGATGTAGCCCTGACATGGACCGCGTCATGAGACGCACCGCGACCTGCCGTAAACAGGAGGCACCATGCGTGTATTGAGCAAGATCCAGGACCGTATCAAGCGCAAAGGATTGCGCAACACCCTGAACGCCGCATTCAAGCGTTTCGTGTTCTATCACTGGGAGCTCGTGTGGATGGAGCGTGACCTGGTCAGCCCGGTCCCGCCACACCGACTCAAACCGTACCCGCCACTGCGGGTCGAGGCGATTACGGTCAACAACGTCAAGGCCTTCGCCCGGTATTTCGGCGACCGCGTCGAGACCATGCGCGAGCTGGCAGCCGAAGGCCACACCGGGCTGATGTTCCTCGACGATGCCGGTGACGTGGTGGCGTTCATCTGGGGCAGTGCCCGGCACTACCACGACCGGCACTTCTACGGCTGCTGGTTCCCGGTCGGCCCTGGCGAGTTCTTCGAGTTCGGCGGCGAGCTGACCCGCAAGTACTGGGGCACGGAGCTGTCGGTGGACCTGCAACTGGCGCTGTGGAAGGCCATGGCCGCCCAAGGCTGCACCAAGGTGGTGGACGTGTGCGAGCAGCACAACATCCCTGCGCTCAAGCTGCACCTGCGCATGGGTTACCAAGAGCAGGGCCGGATCATGAACGTGTACTGCCTGTTCGGCCGCTGGAAGTTCTTCCGCGAGTCCCGCTACAGCGACTCGCGTCTGGAGCCGTTACGCAAGCCTGCGGCCGAGAGCGCCCCGGCCACGGCCTCGTGAACCATGGCCTTGCGCTTGAGCTGGTGTGCCTCGCTGCGCACCCCCGGCTTCCCCGCTGCCGAGTACGAGGCGCTGCGCCAGCGCCTGCCCGACAGTACCCCATTCAACCACCTGGCCTGGCTGCATGCTGCGGAAGCTGCGCTTGCGCCTGGCCAGCAATTGCAGGTGCTGCTCGGTTACCAGGGTGACCGGCTGTGCCTGTGCCTGCCCCTGGTACGTGCGCGTGAGCCGTTCGGCCCACTGCATGTGCCTGTGGTGCGCCATCTCGGTTATCCGCTGGCCGATCGCATCGCCCTGCTCATCGACCTACCGCTGGCCTACGCCAGCCGGGTGCTGACCACGATCCGCCAACAATTGCCGCACGCCCTGCTGCAACTGAGCGAAGTGCCTGGCGAGGCCGATGGCTGGTTGCGTCAGTGGGCGGCACAGAGTTCGATGTTCGAACGGCGCCTCACCTGCAGCGTGCCGGTACATCGCATCAGCGAAGCCGATCGCCAGGAAATCAGTGGCGATCCGCGCTACAAGCTGCGTCGTGCGCGTAAACGCATCAAGGCCTGCGGCGCCCAGGTACGCCGCGTGATCGCCAGCCCCGACAACATCGAGGCACTGCTCGATGCGGTCAGTGCCGTCGAAGCGGCCAGCTGGAAAGGCGACGACGAGGTCGGCATCTTCTCGGGCGATCAGCGCCGCCAATGGATGTACCAGGCGTTCACCGCGCTGGCCGCCGAGGGGCTGGTCTGCCTGGTGTTGCTGGAGCTCGAAGGGCGCTGCATCAGCTACCGCCTGGGCCTGCTCGAACGCGGCCGGGTGTACGACTACAACCTCGCCTTCGTCCCTGAGTATCGCGACCTGGGTAGCGGTCGGGTGCTGCTCGAAGAGTTCATCCACTGGGGCCTGGACGAAGGCTGGAGCTGGGTCGACGCTTCACGCGTGAGCCTGTCCAACTCCAGCCATCAGCTTCATGAACGCATGACCGAATGCTGCGAACAGTGGCGCCTGAGCTGCTACAGCTGGCGCCTCGACGGCCTGCTGCTAGGCCTGGCCCTGCGTACCTGGCAGAAGGTCAAGCCGCGGCTGCGCAAAGGCACGCCCGCCGAAAGCCAGGCCCCCATTCCCCAACAGGAGAGCCCGAATGCCATCCCAGGTCATAGTCAACGCTGACGATTTCGGCCTCAGTGCCCACACCAATGCGGTGATCCTGCGTGCGTTCCAGGCCGGGCTGATCAGCTCGGCGACCATCATGGCCAACATGCCGGCCTTCGCCCCGGCCTGTGTGCTGGCGCACCAGCCCGCCCTAAAGGGCCGCATTGGCCTGCATTTCAACCTGACCTATGGCCGGCCGCTGAGCCAGGCGATCCTCGCCGAGCCACGTTTCTGCACGCCCCATGGCGAATTCGACCTGCTCATCAAGCGCAAGGCCCTGCGCCTGTCGCGCCGGGAACACGCAGCCGTGGAGCAAGAGCTGCGCGCCCAGTGGCAACATTGCCTTGACCATGGCGTGCTGCCCAGCCACCTTGACTCGCACCAGCATGTGCACAACATCTGGCCCATTGGCGAGGTGGTCGCACGCTTCGCCCGGGAGCAAGGCGTACCAGTGCGCCTGGCGCGCAACCTGGGGCATAACATCGGTCCACTCAAGCGCGTGTTCAAGACGCTGCTCAACCTGCGCCTGCGCCAGCTCAGCGGTGCCACGGCGGACTACGTCTGTACCCCGGCCGATCTCAAGGCGGGCCTGGCGCCTGCAACGGGTGTGCTCGAGGTCGTCGCCCACCCCAGCGCATTGGGCGGACGCGACTTCGGTGATGCCTACCTGGAGTCCGGAGAGTCGTTGCAGGCCTTGATCGATCAACAACTGCGAGAGGTGCAACGGATCAGCTACGCGGCAGTGCCGGATGCTGCCTGACGCGACCGGGTGACAACCCGTTACCCCCCGCGTCCATTGCATGGGGTGTTTGCTATCGGCTCTTTGAACCGGGAGCCCCCATGCAAACCAGCGATAACCCCCACTATGACCTGATCCAGGCCCAGCTACCGTGCTGGGCGACTCACGCGCAACCCGGCCAATGGGCGGCCATGCGCCACACGCTGCAAACTGTGCACCAGCAGGCTGGGTTGCCGGCCGATGCCATCGCCAATGCCGCCCCGCATCTGCGCGAGGCGGTAGAACACAGCTGGGCACGGCTCAAGCACAGCCAAACCGCCCTGGCGCGTCTGCTCAAAGGTTTGCAGCAGGTCGCCGGCTTCGCAGAAACGCGCCTCGCAGGCGAACTCAAGGCCACCGGTTTCCCCCACGCGCTGGCGGATTGCGAACTGCTGCGCGTAGAGAGCACCTGGCATTGGCTGGGGCTGCGCTACACCTACAGCCACCGGCGCAGTACATTGGTGCAGGCGGCCTTGCAGAACTTCACTGCTCAGGAAGACTTTGTCGCTCCCAGTGCCTTGGCCTTGTCCAAGGACATACAGGTCAGGACCGTGCAGGTCGAAGGTACTGTGCCCACCGGGCCGGACGGGCCATCGGCGCCGCTGCAAATGGACAGCGAGGAGTACCAGGTCACGCCGTTGTCCATGACCCCGGCAACTTTCGCGGCCCTTTGCCGGCGCCTGGACATCGGCGCAGCCTATCAACACCACCTGGACCAGCACTTGGGTAACCACGCCGTCGACCAGGCTATCCAGGCAGTGTTGCGCGACAGCCTGCGCCTGGCCGCAGACCTGGCCTATCTCAGGCACCGCCTCACTGGGGCCGGTCGCGACTGTATCGCCGCGCTGCTCGAGGGGCAGCCGACCCGTTGCTGGACTGTGACGCTATTCAGTCTTCCGGTGCATGAGGTCACCCTGATAGATGCGGGCGGTGCCGGCCTGTTGCTGCACCTCCCCGGCCACCCATCGACACTGCTGCAGTGTGCAAATCTCGACGCCGTGCAGCAGCAATTGATCGACCGGCTGTTGACGCCCGAGGGGCGAGCGGCGTTTCGGGTTTATCTGCCGCGCGATCAGCAGGCGCATTTCCTCGACCTGCTGCAGCAAAACCTCAGCCTCCAGAGCGACGCTACCGCCCACCAAACCTGGTCGCTGCAACCTGGGGCCACATTGCACCTCAAACGCAACGCCATCGACGACG
Proteins encoded in this window:
- a CDS encoding polysaccharide deacetylase family protein, giving the protein MPIKTRIKQASGWLYFQSPKGRAELRGAGVILMLHRVLADDASAALPHRNELCVGPRAFEGLLRWLPRHFDCVSLMDLLDDHAAPRREGRPKVALTFDDGWRDNALNAFPLLRKHQVPASIFLSTDFIGSRQRFWWESVGETLWGSHGEAPRKHLIEQLRKLGRPLPAAYFMTDRPQARSQALAHYLQSLKSLSQPALHLLTDACPAESMPQAMDWQHVHELESSGLIRFGPHGASHALLPQLDDHRLDEELQRSQAALQAGCRHPLPVYCYPNGDHDERVRSRVAAHRYPFALSTRPGICRGHDDPLALPRIGVSQRNASRPMLLAWRMSRGGRA
- a CDS encoding lipopolysaccharide biosynthesis protein — protein: MSRDNYLRHLLLSMGTKLAMIALRLLRNVLLARILGPSERGLFALLSTLPDLISAATSGGLNSAVGYQAAKQRDMGLLLTQVLVYGCLLAAVLTLACVWLVREFGADLEVTVQLGLLAWLLLLAVPMTVLKSGLLTLHNASGGVGAFNALRLSESLAPLLLFLGLFWMWRDQALEAALISWLVGIGLVLVLGLWWLRRQHRLGLKWDRSGQRELLSYSAKSHPDLLFQQLILRSDYLFIGAMLGSSALGHYAMASAAAELLLIVPEAVTTPLMKRLLQQDEGMDKLTPLALRLTATVMLGACLGMALIGEWLIVTLFGAAYQPAYPALLALLPGLLGLCYASILRLDLLGKNRPGTVSLLMGAGAALNLLLNVLMIPAWGIVGAALASSIAYLVVTVAMLVLYCRLSGVSLGQTLIMLPSDFTPLRQMLQRRPA
- a CDS encoding ChbG/HpnK family deacetylase, translated to MPSQVIVNADDFGLSAHTNAVILRAFQAGLISSATIMANMPAFAPACVLAHQPALKGRIGLHFNLTYGRPLSQAILAEPRFCTPHGEFDLLIKRKALRLSRREHAAVEQELRAQWQHCLDHGVLPSHLDSHQHVHNIWPIGEVVARFAREQGVPVRLARNLGHNIGPLKRVFKTLLNLRLRQLSGATADYVCTPADLKAGLAPATGVLEVVAHPSALGGRDFGDAYLESGESLQALIDQQLREVQRISYAAVPDAA
- a CDS encoding GNAT family N-acetyltransferase: MRVLSKIQDRIKRKGLRNTLNAAFKRFVFYHWELVWMERDLVSPVPPHRLKPYPPLRVEAITVNNVKAFARYFGDRVETMRELAAEGHTGLMFLDDAGDVVAFIWGSARHYHDRHFYGCWFPVGPGEFFEFGGELTRKYWGTELSVDLQLALWKAMAAQGCTKVVDVCEQHNIPALKLHLRMGYQEQGRIMNVYCLFGRWKFFRESRYSDSRLEPLRKPAAESAPATAS
- a CDS encoding GNAT family N-acetyltransferase — its product is MALRLSWCASLRTPGFPAAEYEALRQRLPDSTPFNHLAWLHAAEAALAPGQQLQVLLGYQGDRLCLCLPLVRAREPFGPLHVPVVRHLGYPLADRIALLIDLPLAYASRVLTTIRQQLPHALLQLSEVPGEADGWLRQWAAQSSMFERRLTCSVPVHRISEADRQEISGDPRYKLRRARKRIKACGAQVRRVIASPDNIEALLDAVSAVEAASWKGDDEVGIFSGDQRRQWMYQAFTALAAEGLVCLVLLELEGRCISYRLGLLERGRVYDYNLAFVPEYRDLGSGRVLLEEFIHWGLDEGWSWVDASRVSLSNSSHQLHERMTECCEQWRLSCYSWRLDGLLLGLALRTWQKVKPRLRKGTPAESQAPIPQQESPNAIPGHSQR